Proteins encoded in a region of the Paenibacillus pedocola genome:
- the dnaJ gene encoding molecular chaperone DnaJ: MAEKRDYYEVLGLGRDASDDEVKKAYRKLARQYHPDVNKASDAEAKFKEVKEAYDVLSDGQARARYDQYGHIDPNQGMGGGFGGGGDFGGLGDIFDMFFGGGGGRRDPNAPQRGGDLQYTMTIEFKEAVFGKETDITIPRTEACDTCFGSGAKPGTKPETCSVCHGSGQQEFVQNTPLGQMRNRRPCSHCSGTGKIIKEKCTTCAGQGKVKKQRKIHVRIPAGVDDGAQLRMTGEGEGGTRGGPAGDLYIVIRVKSHDFFVRENDDIMCEVPLTFAQAALGDEIEIPTLTEKVKLKIPAGTQTGTFFRLKGKGVPHLRGNGTGDQHVRVIVVTPSKLSDEQKDLLRQFASYNGENTHEQEQSFFDRVKRAFRGD, encoded by the coding sequence GTGGCAGAGAAACGCGATTATTATGAGGTTCTGGGCCTCGGAAGAGATGCATCAGATGATGAAGTGAAGAAAGCCTACCGCAAGCTGGCGCGCCAGTATCATCCGGACGTCAACAAAGCCAGTGATGCGGAAGCCAAGTTCAAGGAAGTGAAGGAAGCTTACGACGTGCTGAGTGACGGCCAAGCGCGGGCCCGTTATGACCAGTACGGTCATATCGATCCTAATCAAGGTATGGGCGGCGGCTTTGGCGGAGGCGGAGATTTCGGCGGACTCGGTGATATCTTCGACATGTTCTTCGGCGGAGGCGGTGGACGCCGCGATCCGAACGCTCCGCAGCGCGGCGGCGATTTGCAGTACACGATGACCATTGAATTCAAGGAAGCGGTATTCGGCAAAGAGACCGACATTACCATTCCCCGGACGGAAGCCTGCGATACCTGCTTCGGCTCCGGTGCTAAACCGGGTACCAAACCGGAGACTTGTTCCGTCTGCCATGGCAGCGGCCAGCAGGAATTCGTGCAGAATACTCCGCTTGGACAAATGCGCAACCGCCGTCCCTGCTCCCATTGCAGCGGCACAGGCAAGATCATCAAGGAAAAATGCACGACCTGCGCAGGCCAGGGTAAGGTTAAGAAGCAGCGTAAGATTCATGTGCGCATTCCTGCCGGTGTCGATGACGGCGCACAGCTGCGCATGACCGGCGAAGGTGAAGGCGGCACACGCGGCGGCCCGGCCGGAGATCTGTACATCGTGATCCGTGTGAAGAGCCATGATTTCTTCGTGCGCGAGAACGACGATATTATGTGCGAGGTTCCGCTGACATTCGCCCAGGCGGCGCTTGGTGATGAAATCGAAATCCCTACTTTAACTGAAAAAGTGAAGCTCAAGATTCCGGCCGGAACACAGACCGGCACCTTCTTCCGCCTCAAAGGCAAAGGTGTTCCGCACTTGCGCGGCAACGGAACAGGTGATCAGCATGTGCGGGTCATTGTAGTGACCCCGAGCAAGCTTAGCGATGAGCAAAAGGACCTGCTGCGCCAGTTCGCTTCCTACAACGGAGAGAACACGCATGAGCAGGAGCAATCTTTCTTTGACCGTGTGAAGCGTGCCTTCCGTGGTGATTGA
- the dnaK gene encoding molecular chaperone DnaK encodes MSKVIGIDLGTTNSCVAVMEGGEAVVIPNPEGARTTPSVVGFKKDGERIVGETAKRQAITNPDRTIASIKRHMGTSHKESIDGKDYSAQEISAMILQKLKSDAEAYLGQPVTQAVITVPAYFNDSQRQATKDAGKIAGLEVLRIVNEPTAAALAYGLEKSEDQTILVYDLGGGTFDVSILELGDGFFEVKATSGDNRLGGDDFDQVVMDFLVAEFKKEQGIDLSKDKAAVQRLKDAAEKAKKELSGVLTTTVSLPFITVVDGVPQHLEINLTRAKFDELTAGLVERTLGPTRQALSDAGMTPADLNRIVLVGGSTRIPAVQDAIKKLTGKEPHKGVNPDEVVALGAAVQAGVLTGDVKDVVLLDVTPLSLGIETAGGVFTKMIERNTTIPTSKSQVFSTFADNQPSVEIHVLQGERQMANGNKTLGRFMLNEIPPAPRGVPQIEVTFDIDANGIVNVSATDKGTNKSQKITITSSSGLSDAEVEQMMKDAELHAEEDRKRKELVEAKNNADQLVYSTDKVIKDLGDKVDASEIEKANAAKDKVKAALETDNLEEINAATEALTEIVQQLSVKLYEQAAQAEQGAEGAPEGAKKDNVVDADYEVVDDEKNQG; translated from the coding sequence GTGAGTAAAGTTATCGGGATTGACCTTGGAACCACCAACTCTTGCGTTGCCGTTATGGAAGGCGGGGAAGCCGTCGTTATTCCAAATCCGGAAGGCGCGCGCACAACCCCATCGGTTGTAGGCTTTAAGAAGGACGGCGAGCGTATCGTCGGCGAAACAGCGAAACGCCAGGCTATTACGAACCCTGACCGCACAATCGCTTCAATCAAACGCCACATGGGCACGAGCCACAAAGAAAGCATCGACGGCAAGGATTACTCTGCACAAGAGATCTCGGCCATGATTCTGCAAAAGCTGAAATCCGATGCCGAAGCATACCTGGGACAGCCTGTTACCCAAGCTGTTATTACGGTTCCTGCATATTTTAATGACAGCCAGCGTCAAGCTACCAAGGATGCCGGTAAAATCGCGGGCCTTGAAGTTCTGCGTATCGTAAACGAGCCAACCGCAGCGGCGCTTGCCTATGGTCTGGAGAAATCCGAAGATCAAACGATCCTCGTCTATGACTTGGGCGGCGGTACATTCGACGTATCGATTCTTGAACTGGGCGACGGCTTCTTCGAAGTAAAAGCTACCAGCGGTGACAACCGCCTTGGCGGTGACGACTTTGACCAGGTAGTTATGGATTTCCTCGTAGCTGAATTCAAGAAAGAGCAAGGCATTGACCTGAGCAAGGATAAAGCGGCTGTACAGCGTCTGAAGGATGCAGCGGAAAAAGCGAAAAAAGAGCTGTCCGGCGTACTGACAACTACTGTATCGCTTCCGTTCATCACTGTGGTTGACGGCGTGCCTCAGCACCTTGAAATCAACCTGACCCGCGCGAAATTCGATGAGCTGACTGCAGGTCTCGTAGAGCGTACGCTCGGACCTACACGTCAAGCCCTGAGTGATGCTGGCATGACTCCAGCTGATCTTAACCGGATCGTACTGGTAGGCGGATCTACACGTATCCCTGCCGTACAGGATGCCATCAAGAAGCTTACAGGCAAAGAACCGCACAAAGGTGTTAACCCGGATGAAGTGGTAGCCCTGGGTGCTGCTGTTCAAGCGGGTGTATTGACCGGTGATGTTAAAGACGTCGTATTGCTCGACGTAACTCCGTTGTCCCTGGGTATTGAAACTGCGGGCGGCGTGTTCACGAAGATGATTGAACGCAACACTACAATTCCTACAAGCAAATCCCAGGTCTTCTCGACCTTCGCCGACAATCAGCCGAGCGTTGAAATTCACGTGCTGCAGGGTGAACGCCAAATGGCGAACGGCAACAAAACGCTGGGCCGCTTCATGTTGAACGAGATTCCGCCGGCACCTCGCGGTGTACCGCAGATCGAGGTTACTTTTGACATCGACGCCAACGGTATCGTTAATGTATCTGCAACAGACAAAGGCACGAACAAGAGCCAGAAGATCACGATCACCTCTTCCAGCGGCTTGAGCGATGCCGAAGTTGAACAAATGATGAAGGATGCCGAGCTGCACGCTGAGGAAGACCGCAAGCGTAAAGAACTGGTTGAAGCGAAAAACAATGCTGACCAGCTCGTGTATTCTACTGATAAAGTAATCAAAGACCTCGGCGACAAAGTGGATGCTTCCGAAATCGAGAAAGCAAACGCTGCTAAGGACAAAGTAAAAGCGGCACTGGAAACTGACAACCTGGAAGAAATCAACGCAGCTACAGAAGCGCTGACTGAGATTGTACAGCAGTTGTCCGTGAAGCTGTATGAACAGGCTGCACAGGCTGAACAAGGCGCTGAAGGCGCTCCGGAAGGCGCTAAGAAGGACAATGTTGTTGATGCAGACTATGAGGTTGTTGACGACGAGAAGAATCAAGGGTAA
- the grpE gene encoding nucleotide exchange factor GrpE, producing MKEEQVQDSNEMNDEAINETQAADEAEAVQENDAAFEEASGGEAAKRLQELAEEAQARALRVQADFDNFRRRTQKEKEELAQYATSKLVGELLSVLDNFERALVTAPGNAESEAFTKGINMIFRQLEGVLKSEGLTAMETVGQPFNPEYHQAIMQVESEEYEEGIVTEEVQKGYLLKDKVLRPAMVKVSM from the coding sequence TTGAAAGAGGAACAGGTTCAAGATTCGAATGAGATGAATGATGAAGCTATAAACGAAACTCAGGCGGCAGATGAGGCAGAAGCCGTACAGGAGAACGATGCGGCCTTCGAGGAGGCTTCAGGCGGTGAAGCCGCTAAGCGCCTCCAGGAGCTGGCTGAGGAGGCTCAGGCCCGCGCGCTGCGCGTGCAGGCTGATTTCGACAACTTCCGCCGCCGTACCCAGAAGGAGAAGGAAGAGCTGGCCCAGTACGCCACCTCCAAGCTTGTAGGCGAGCTGCTGTCCGTACTTGATAATTTCGAGCGTGCGCTGGTAACGGCTCCGGGCAATGCAGAATCTGAAGCCTTCACCAAAGGCATCAATATGATTTTCCGCCAGCTTGAAGGGGTACTGAAGTCTGAAGGACTTACAGCAATGGAAACGGTAGGACAGCCCTTTAACCCTGAATATCATCAGGCGATTATGCAGGTGGAGAGCGAGGAGTACGAAGAAGGTATCGTGACGGAAGAGGTCCAGAAGGGCTATCTTCTGAAAGATAAGGTTCTTCGTCCGGCCATGGTCAAAGTCAGCATGTAG
- the hrcA gene encoding heat-inducible transcriptional repressor HrcA — MLTERQRMILNAIVDDYISSAEPVGSRSISKRGDVGYSPATIRNEMADLEELGYLEQPHTSAGRIPSHKGYRYYVDHLVPWNSAESAEMGTIRAFFAEKLNATEQVIQHAAMILSNMTNYTSILLGPEVFHTSLRHFQLLPLDGNNAVAIIVTSTGQVENRTVQIPPEISLSEMEKVVNLLNSKLVNVPLYKLKSQLYSELGEEMQRHISHYEELMQVLDKALESDHEQRIYLSGATNMLTQPEFKDVDKVKTILDLLEETPTLLKMLAPASGGTGIQVRIGTENKHEAFANCSLITATYSLDGKALGSIGILGPTRMEYARVMGILGIISRDLTAMLAHWYK, encoded by the coding sequence ATGTTAACTGAACGCCAGAGAATGATACTTAACGCTATCGTAGATGATTATATTTCTTCCGCTGAGCCGGTAGGCTCGCGCAGCATCTCCAAACGGGGCGATGTGGGCTACAGCCCGGCAACGATCCGCAACGAAATGGCCGATCTGGAGGAGTTAGGGTATCTGGAGCAGCCTCATACATCGGCGGGAAGAATTCCGTCCCATAAAGGCTACCGCTATTATGTGGATCATCTGGTACCGTGGAATTCCGCCGAGTCGGCAGAGATGGGCACGATCCGCGCTTTTTTCGCCGAGAAGCTGAACGCTACAGAGCAGGTTATCCAGCATGCGGCAATGATTCTTTCCAATATGACGAATTACACTTCCATCCTACTCGGACCGGAGGTTTTTCATACTTCATTGCGCCATTTTCAGCTGCTTCCGCTCGACGGCAATAATGCCGTAGCGATTATTGTTACCAGCACCGGGCAGGTAGAGAACCGTACGGTTCAGATACCGCCGGAGATTTCCCTTTCCGAAATGGAAAAGGTGGTTAATCTGCTCAACAGCAAGCTGGTGAATGTGCCGCTCTACAAGCTGAAGAGCCAGCTCTATTCCGAGCTGGGCGAGGAAATGCAGCGTCACATCTCCCACTATGAAGAATTAATGCAGGTGCTGGATAAGGCGCTGGAAAGCGATCATGAACAGCGCATCTATCTCAGCGGAGCGACCAATATGCTGACCCAGCCGGAGTTCAAGGACGTCGACAAGGTCAAAACCATTCTCGATCTGCTGGAAGAGACACCGACCCTGCTTAAAATGCTGGCCCCCGCATCTGGCGGAACCGGTATACAGGTGCGCATCGGAACGGAGAATAAGCATGAGGCCTTTGCCAACTGCAGCCTGATTACAGCCACATATTCACTGGATGGCAAGGCGCTGGGTAGTATAGGCATCCTGGGACCGACCCGAATGGAATACGCGCGCGTGATGGGCATACTGGGGATTATCTCCCGGGATTTGACAGCGATGCTGGCACACTGGTATAAGTGA
- a CDS encoding N-acetyltransferase — translation MIRQSAAPAGDHKVICRNATVEDVEPLYLMIEEYAQRGIMLPRSRQALTRQIDQFVIAEIGGRFVGCGSLFRLGNDLVEVRSIGLRDEGKGKGVGSMILEKLTEEARRQGIPKIMALTYAVDFFLRNGFTVVEKEIFPEKVWTDCVNCKKQHACDEIAVLKRLD, via the coding sequence ATGATCCGCCAGTCGGCGGCTCCTGCGGGAGATCACAAGGTGATATGCAGAAATGCTACGGTGGAGGATGTTGAACCGCTGTATTTAATGATAGAGGAATACGCCCAGCGCGGTATCATGCTGCCCCGTTCCAGGCAAGCACTGACCCGCCAGATTGATCAGTTTGTCATAGCCGAAATCGGCGGCAGGTTTGTAGGCTGCGGATCGCTGTTCAGACTGGGCAATGATCTCGTTGAAGTCCGTTCCATCGGTTTGCGTGATGAAGGCAAGGGCAAGGGTGTAGGCTCCATGATTCTGGAGAAGCTCACGGAAGAGGCAAGACGCCAGGGCATTCCGAAGATAATGGCTCTGACCTATGCAGTTGATTTTTTCCTCAGAAACGGGTTCACCGTGGTCGAGAAGGAAATCTTCCCGGAGAAGGTCTGGACCGATTGCGTGAACTGCAAGAAGCAGCATGCCTGCGATGAAATTGCTGTGCTGAAGAGATTGGATTAA
- the hemW gene encoding radical SAM family heme chaperone HemW, whose translation MTTQSSGRPPEAVYIHIPFCTNKCFYCDFNSYVLKDQPVMDYLHALDREMELTVKETPPGVIKTIFVGGGTPTVLKPDEMAFFLSSVRKHFPQWDDNIEFSMEANPGTTDIDKLTVMKEGGVNRVSFGVQAFQNELLSGIGRIHNVDDVYRSLENARSVGLHNLSVDLMFGLPNQTVDMLRESIRKALELDLPHYSIYSLKVEENTLFHTLFNKNKLPLPSEEDELEMYLLLMSTMEAAGYTQYEISNFAKPGMESRHNITYWRNEDYYGLGAGAHGYVKRQRHMNIKGVNPYVEASRSGLPRLDSFEISEQEAMEDFMMVGLRMREGVSDNAFQAQFGRTLEEIFGASLHKMLHAGLLEHDGDTYRLSKQGILFGNDVFGEFVGALTEV comes from the coding sequence ATGACAACTCAATCAAGTGGCCGTCCCCCTGAGGCCGTATATATTCATATCCCGTTTTGTACGAATAAGTGCTTTTATTGTGACTTTAATTCCTATGTACTGAAGGATCAGCCGGTGATGGATTATCTGCACGCGCTTGACCGGGAGATGGAGCTGACTGTGAAAGAGACCCCTCCGGGTGTGATTAAGACAATCTTTGTCGGCGGCGGAACACCAACCGTGCTGAAGCCGGATGAAATGGCCTTTTTCCTGAGCTCGGTGCGCAAACATTTCCCGCAGTGGGATGACAATATCGAGTTCTCAATGGAAGCCAATCCCGGCACGACAGATATAGATAAGCTGACTGTGATGAAGGAAGGCGGCGTTAACCGGGTTAGCTTCGGTGTGCAGGCTTTCCAGAATGAGCTGCTAAGCGGCATCGGGCGGATTCATAATGTGGACGACGTCTACCGCAGTCTGGAGAATGCCCGCAGTGTTGGGCTGCATAACCTGTCGGTCGACCTTATGTTCGGGCTGCCTAACCAGACCGTGGATATGCTGAGGGAGAGCATCCGCAAGGCGTTGGAGCTGGACCTGCCTCATTATTCAATCTACAGCCTTAAGGTGGAGGAGAATACGCTTTTCCACACATTGTTTAACAAGAATAAACTCCCGCTGCCAAGTGAAGAGGATGAGCTGGAGATGTACCTGCTGCTGATGTCCACTATGGAGGCAGCCGGCTATACCCAATACGAAATCAGCAACTTCGCCAAACCGGGCATGGAGAGCCGCCATAATATTACGTACTGGCGCAATGAGGATTACTACGGCCTTGGCGCGGGGGCACACGGATACGTCAAACGCCAGCGGCATATGAATATTAAAGGCGTCAATCCTTATGTTGAAGCTTCACGCAGCGGTCTGCCGCGCCTGGACTCCTTCGAGATCTCCGAACAGGAGGCTATGGAGGATTTCATGATGGTGGGTCTGCGGATGCGTGAAGGGGTATCGGACAATGCATTCCAGGCGCAGTTCGGTAGAACGCTGGAGGAGATTTTCGGGGCTTCGCTGCATAAGATGCTGCATGCAGGGCTGCTGGAACATGACGGTGACACCTACCGGCTGAGCAAGCAGGGAATCCTGTTCGGCAATGATGTTTTCGGTGAATTTGTCGGTGCTTTGACGGAAGTTTAA
- the lepA gene encoding translation elongation factor 4: MTDVQKRQQQIRNFSIIAHIDHGKSTLADRILEYTGALSSREMQEQVLDQMDLERERGITIKLQAVRLTYRADDGQDYLLNLIDTPGHVDFTYEVSRSLAACEGALLVVDAAQGIEAQTLANVYLALDNNLEILPVINKIDLPSADPERVKQEIEDVIGLDASEAVLASAKAGIGIKEILEQVVKQVPAPTGNSEEPLKALIFDSHYDPYKGVIVYVRVMDGKIRAGSKIKMMATEKVFDVIEVGAFMPRMTIVDELNIGDVGFIVAGIKHVGDTRVGDTVTDAKNPTPEPLPGYRKINPMVYCGLYPIETSDYNDLREALEKLQLNDASLSFEPESSSALGFGFRCGFLGLLHMEIIQERIEREFNLPLITTAPSVIYRIMLTNGEMLTIDNPSHYPEIGTIDYVEEPYVKAGVIVPNDYVGTVMELCQNKRGEFVNMEYLDSNRVTITYQIPLSEIVYDFFDQLKSGTKGYASFDYEISGYRQSNLVKMDILLNGEQVDALSFIVHRDRAYNRGRIICEKLRGIIPRQMFEVPIQASVGTKVVARETVKAMRKNVLAKCYGGDISRKRKLLEKQKEGKKRMKQVGSVEVPQEAFMAVLKIDE; encoded by the coding sequence ATGACTGACGTTCAGAAAAGACAACAACAAATCCGCAATTTCTCGATTATTGCACATATAGACCATGGTAAATCGACACTGGCCGACCGTATTCTTGAGTATACAGGCGCACTCAGCTCGCGCGAAATGCAGGAGCAGGTGCTTGATCAGATGGATCTGGAGCGTGAACGCGGGATCACCATTAAGCTGCAGGCCGTACGTCTCACTTACCGTGCTGACGACGGTCAGGATTATTTGCTGAACCTGATTGACACACCGGGACATGTCGATTTCACCTACGAGGTCTCCCGCAGCCTTGCGGCCTGTGAAGGCGCATTGCTGGTAGTAGACGCTGCACAGGGGATCGAAGCGCAAACGCTGGCTAACGTATACCTTGCGCTGGACAACAACCTGGAAATTCTGCCAGTCATCAACAAAATCGATCTGCCAAGTGCCGACCCGGAACGGGTGAAGCAGGAGATCGAGGATGTAATCGGACTTGATGCCAGCGAAGCGGTGCTTGCTTCTGCCAAAGCGGGCATCGGCATTAAGGAAATTCTGGAGCAGGTGGTCAAACAGGTCCCTGCACCAACCGGCAATTCCGAAGAACCGCTGAAAGCGCTGATTTTTGACTCCCACTACGATCCGTACAAAGGCGTTATCGTCTATGTCCGTGTTATGGATGGGAAGATCCGCGCTGGTTCGAAGATTAAGATGATGGCGACCGAGAAAGTATTCGATGTCATTGAAGTCGGCGCCTTCATGCCGCGTATGACCATTGTCGATGAGCTTAATATCGGTGATGTCGGCTTTATCGTAGCCGGAATCAAGCATGTCGGAGATACCCGTGTCGGGGATACGGTCACGGATGCGAAGAATCCGACGCCGGAGCCGCTGCCGGGTTACCGCAAGATCAACCCGATGGTCTATTGCGGTCTGTATCCGATCGAAACCTCCGATTACAACGACCTGCGCGAAGCGCTGGAGAAGCTGCAGCTGAATGACGCATCGCTCAGCTTCGAGCCGGAGAGCTCCAGTGCGCTCGGCTTCGGCTTCCGCTGCGGATTCCTTGGCCTGCTTCATATGGAGATTATTCAGGAGCGGATTGAGCGTGAGTTCAACCTGCCGCTGATTACAACCGCGCCAAGCGTTATCTACCGGATTATGCTGACCAACGGCGAGATGCTGACCATCGACAACCCGTCGCATTATCCGGAAATCGGCACCATTGATTATGTGGAGGAGCCTTATGTCAAAGCCGGGGTTATCGTCCCGAACGATTACGTAGGTACCGTAATGGAGCTGTGCCAGAATAAACGCGGCGAATTCGTCAACATGGAGTATCTCGATTCCAACCGGGTAACAATCACTTATCAGATTCCGCTCTCGGAAATTGTATATGACTTCTTCGACCAGCTGAAATCAGGTACGAAGGGCTATGCTTCCTTCGATTATGAGATCTCCGGCTACCGCCAGTCCAACCTGGTGAAGATGGATATTCTCCTGAACGGTGAGCAGGTCGATGCCCTGTCGTTCATCGTCCACCGCGACCGTGCCTATAACCGCGGACGGATTATCTGCGAGAAGCTGCGCGGCATTATTCCTCGCCAAATGTTCGAGGTACCGATTCAGGCTTCTGTCGGAACCAAGGTAGTTGCCCGCGAGACCGTTAAGGCCATGCGCAAGAACGTACTCGCCAAATGCTACGGCGGTGACATTTCGCGTAAGCGGAAGCTGCTGGAGAAGCAGAAGGAAGGTAAGAAACGCATGAAGCAGGTCGGCAGCGTTGAGGTGCCGCAGGAAGCGTTCATGGCGGTTCTGAAGATCGACGAGTAA
- a CDS encoding stage II sporulation protein P, which produces MNRKWFQLWNIGRLRGKVLDVLSLGKTMLLLAGGSLVFFMLLGAGGLAGQKLNSSPVPSMKGLAASLSSGFFMELLGMEVPHLPKGEEPSAFSAPKVTSFVFRMLTSVDPGNPKSLLSREVPGLAADDPFLLREGSGGTAGAPADYHPGTDELAAGEDPQPGTGTDPGSSGNDPIAGEDTDKPADDPAAQPQPTTAPDAGTAGEQGSNGSAGEDSGTEQDTSVKRILIYHSHPREAYNPLLGAESDNPSSSAPSKNVMLVGSYIADRLEQRGIGTVHAQEDYATEVPDYNWNFSYKYSRITIKAAMAANQEMTELIDIHRDSQRHGKTTAVINGESYAQVYFILGHANKDWKKNEAFANSIHQVLEKSYPGLSRGIWGKSSGNGNNGEYNQTLSPNSVLIEVGGIDNSAEELKRTADVLADAIADVYWNSHDAEKAAAPEKNAAGTQESGGQAD; this is translated from the coding sequence ATGAACAGAAAATGGTTTCAGCTATGGAATATCGGCAGACTGCGGGGAAAAGTGCTGGACGTTCTGTCGCTGGGAAAAACGATGCTGCTGCTGGCCGGAGGCTCACTTGTCTTTTTCATGCTGCTTGGAGCCGGCGGTTTGGCCGGACAAAAGCTGAATTCTTCCCCTGTTCCTTCTATGAAAGGACTGGCCGCCTCGCTATCAAGCGGATTTTTCATGGAGCTGCTGGGGATGGAGGTTCCGCATTTGCCAAAGGGCGAAGAGCCCTCTGCCTTCTCTGCCCCTAAGGTAACTTCGTTTGTGTTCCGGATGCTGACCAGCGTCGATCCCGGCAATCCCAAGAGCCTGCTCTCGCGTGAGGTGCCGGGGCTTGCGGCAGATGATCCTTTTTTGCTGCGGGAAGGCTCGGGAGGGACCGCCGGCGCACCCGCCGATTATCATCCGGGCACGGATGAGCTGGCAGCAGGCGAAGATCCGCAGCCGGGTACTGGAACGGATCCGGGATCATCCGGAAATGATCCTATAGCGGGTGAAGATACGGACAAGCCTGCGGATGATCCTGCTGCACAGCCGCAGCCGACAACTGCACCGGATGCCGGTACTGCCGGAGAACAAGGCAGCAACGGCAGCGCTGGTGAGGACAGCGGCACTGAGCAGGATACTTCGGTCAAACGCATCCTAATCTACCATTCGCATCCCCGTGAAGCCTATAATCCGCTGCTGGGAGCGGAGAGTGATAATCCCAGCTCCAGCGCGCCTTCCAAAAACGTAATGCTGGTAGGCTCCTATATCGCCGACAGACTGGAACAACGCGGGATTGGCACGGTGCATGCGCAGGAGGATTATGCGACAGAAGTACCGGATTACAATTGGAACTTTTCCTATAAATATTCCCGGATCACCATTAAAGCGGCAATGGCTGCCAATCAGGAAATGACTGAACTGATCGATATTCACCGCGATTCGCAGCGGCATGGCAAAACAACCGCAGTCATCAATGGCGAAAGCTACGCACAGGTCTATTTTATCCTGGGGCATGCCAACAAAGACTGGAAGAAGAATGAAGCCTTCGCCAATTCGATTCATCAAGTGCTGGAGAAGAGCTATCCGGGACTGTCACGCGGCATCTGGGGCAAATCTTCTGGAAATGGTAATAACGGGGAATATAATCAGACTCTTTCTCCTAACAGCGTCTTAATAGAGGTGGGCGGAATCGACAATTCTGCTGAAGAGCTGAAACGGACGGCGGATGTGCTGGCCGATGCAATTGCGGATGTGTACTGGAACAGTCATGATGCTGAAAAAGCGGCTGCCCCCGAAAAAAACGCTGCCGGTACACAGGAGAGCGGCGGACAGGCAGACTAG